In a genomic window of Saccharothrix sp. HUAS TT1:
- a CDS encoding TetR/AcrR family transcriptional regulator, with translation MARKKDVEGDRRRLSAAVWSVLAERGPTGLTLRAVAERAGCTTGLVLHTFPDKRALLVHARELLHHRTAVRADAAEDDAPDAMGKLKAVLSLAVTPTGDHDESRVWIGFLAASLADPALADVHVAHSRAFLRRLERLLAPVRPDWDEARRGRTAKALVALVEGFNVLAVRDPGTYTQDVKDTAIEAALALT, from the coding sequence GTGGCCAGGAAGAAGGACGTGGAGGGGGACCGGCGGCGGCTGTCCGCCGCGGTCTGGTCCGTGCTGGCCGAACGGGGTCCCACCGGGCTCACCCTGCGCGCGGTGGCGGAGCGGGCCGGGTGCACGACCGGGCTCGTGCTGCACACGTTCCCGGACAAGAGGGCGCTGCTCGTGCACGCGCGCGAACTGCTGCACCACCGCACGGCCGTCCGGGCCGACGCCGCCGAGGACGACGCGCCGGACGCGATGGGCAAGCTCAAGGCCGTGCTGTCGCTGGCGGTCACGCCGACCGGTGACCACGACGAGTCCCGCGTCTGGATCGGCTTCCTGGCCGCCTCGCTCGCCGACCCCGCGCTGGCCGACGTCCACGTCGCGCACAGCCGGGCGTTCCTGCGCCGGCTGGAACGGCTGCTCGCCCCGGTCCGCCCCGACTGGGACGAGGCGCGCCGCGGTCGGACCGCCAAGGCGCTGGTCGCCCTGGTCGAGGGCTTCAACGTGCTCGCCGTGCGCGACCCCGGCACCTACACCCAGGACGTCAAGGACACCGCGATCGAGGCCGCGCTCGCGCTCACGTGA
- a CDS encoding TetR/AcrR family transcriptional regulator — translation MANQERRARDRAERHRLIIDVARELAEAEGWDAVTTRRLAERVEYSQPVLYSHFENKDAIVRAVAVRGFDELAERMRAARAAHRSPAKALRAVAEAYLSFAASHPALYDAMFVREVDLPFGTDETPAEVRAGFTEFVAAVGPLAGDEDVEPLVEVLWSALHGLAALDRGGRLRPVHRRARLDLLLGRIT, via the coding sequence GTGGCCAACCAGGAACGCCGTGCGCGCGACCGCGCCGAACGACACCGGCTGATCATCGACGTGGCCCGGGAGCTGGCCGAGGCGGAGGGCTGGGACGCGGTCACCACCCGGCGGCTCGCCGAACGCGTCGAGTACAGCCAGCCGGTGCTCTACAGCCACTTCGAGAACAAGGACGCGATCGTGCGCGCGGTCGCCGTGCGGGGTTTCGACGAGCTGGCCGAACGGATGCGCGCCGCCCGCGCGGCGCACCGCTCGCCTGCGAAGGCGCTGCGCGCGGTCGCCGAGGCGTACCTGAGCTTCGCCGCCTCCCACCCCGCGCTCTACGACGCCATGTTCGTCCGCGAGGTCGACCTGCCGTTCGGCACCGACGAGACGCCGGCCGAGGTGCGCGCCGGGTTCACCGAGTTCGTGGCCGCCGTCGGCCCGCTGGCCGGTGACGAAGACGTGGAGCCCCTGGTCGAGGTCCTGTGGAGCGCCCTGCACGGCCTGGCCGCCCTCGACCGCGGCGGGCGGCTGCGCCCCGTCCACCGCCGGGCCCGGCTGGACCTGCTGCTGGGGCGGATCACGTGA
- a CDS encoding DUF4267 domain-containing protein: MSHKRVNTGLAVLVVLAGLWFGLGFLLDPEYAASGFGIDPWPRGEAAGYYVVKGVRDIAYGLTALVLLLLGHRRALGWVVLADAIIPIGDCVAVFTHGGTAAHALGVHGSAAALVLIAAASLLWETRKR, encoded by the coding sequence ATGTCCCACAAGCGGGTCAACACAGGTCTTGCCGTGCTCGTCGTCCTCGCCGGTCTTTGGTTCGGCCTCGGCTTCCTGCTCGACCCGGAGTACGCCGCCTCCGGCTTCGGCATCGACCCGTGGCCGCGGGGCGAGGCGGCCGGCTACTACGTGGTCAAGGGCGTGCGCGACATCGCGTACGGGCTGACGGCGCTGGTCCTGCTGCTGCTCGGGCACCGCCGCGCCCTCGGCTGGGTGGTGCTGGCCGACGCGATCATCCCGATCGGCGACTGCGTCGCCGTGTTCACCCACGGCGGCACCGCGGCCCACGCCCTCGGCGTGCACGGCTCGGCCGCCGCGCTGGTGCTCATCGCGGCGGCGTCGCTGCTGTGGGAGACCCGGAAGCGGTGA
- a CDS encoding class I SAM-dependent methyltransferase, with product MTNHIDRALAALAADDLDLAREAALGGGTPLAAALAEYLAATRDGSVYDQPAAFEAFIDGGGNVGLYGAVTAALGRVHADARPTSLLDVGCGDGRSLRPALASGHAPASVTLVEPSTALLDVAVRALAEFEGVRVDARNGRVEPFAAELPEGAVFDVAQSTFALHALPHEVRDGVLADLVDHVGVLAVVEFDVPDLPHASPEHRRFLAEAYERGLAEYDADRDLVAQGFLMPVLTGQLAPGATRATWEQPATRWAEQVERAGFTDVRVARLHDYWWSPAFLLTASGSPTAATPPR from the coding sequence ATGACGAACCACATCGACCGGGCACTGGCGGCGCTGGCCGCGGACGACCTCGACCTGGCCAGGGAGGCGGCGCTCGGCGGCGGCACCCCGCTCGCGGCGGCGTTGGCCGAGTACCTGGCGGCGACCCGGGACGGCTCGGTGTACGACCAGCCGGCCGCGTTCGAGGCGTTCATCGACGGCGGTGGCAACGTCGGGCTCTACGGGGCGGTGACCGCCGCGCTGGGCCGGGTCCACGCCGACGCCCGGCCGACGAGCCTGCTGGACGTCGGCTGCGGTGACGGCCGGTCGCTGCGACCGGCGCTGGCGTCCGGGCACGCGCCCGCCTCCGTCACGCTGGTCGAGCCGTCCACCGCGTTGCTGGACGTGGCGGTGCGGGCGTTGGCGGAGTTCGAGGGGGTGCGGGTGGACGCGCGCAACGGCCGGGTCGAGCCGTTCGCGGCGGAACTGCCCGAGGGCGCGGTGTTCGACGTGGCCCAGTCGACGTTCGCGCTGCACGCGTTGCCGCACGAGGTGCGCGACGGCGTGCTGGCCGACCTGGTGGACCACGTCGGCGTGCTCGCGGTGGTCGAGTTCGACGTGCCGGACCTGCCGCACGCGAGCCCCGAGCACCGGCGCTTCCTGGCCGAGGCGTACGAGCGCGGGCTGGCCGAGTACGACGCGGACCGCGACCTCGTCGCGCAGGGGTTTCTGATGCCGGTGCTGACCGGGCAGCTGGCGCCGGGCGCGACCCGGGCGACGTGGGAGCAGCCGGCGACCCGGTGGGCGGAGCAGGTGGAGCGGGCCGGGTTCACCGACGTCCGGGTCGCCCGGCTGCACGACTACTGGTGGTCGCCCGCGTTCCTGCTCACCGCTTCCGGGTCTCCCACAGCAGCGACGCCGCCGCGATGA
- a CDS encoding TetR/AcrR family transcriptional regulator, giving the protein MTDMHHLEPARSRESPPRERADAARNRARILDVAARLFARDGVADVSMDQIAGEAGVGKGTLFRRFGDKAGLASALLGAREEELQGAILNGPPPLGPGAPAGERLIAFVTAYARFLEANLDLVRLSETASPGARYRTGAYRFWRLHVRVLLAEARPDLDVDYFAHALLAPLAADLRHATADAFTAERAAADVGHLARLVLTGRIVA; this is encoded by the coding sequence ATGACGGACATGCACCACCTGGAACCGGCCCGGTCGCGCGAGTCCCCGCCGCGGGAGCGGGCCGACGCGGCGCGCAACCGGGCCAGGATCCTCGACGTCGCGGCCCGGCTGTTCGCCCGGGACGGCGTCGCGGACGTGTCGATGGACCAGATCGCCGGCGAGGCCGGGGTGGGCAAGGGGACGCTGTTCCGCCGCTTCGGCGACAAGGCGGGTTTGGCTTCGGCCCTGCTGGGCGCGCGCGAGGAGGAGTTGCAGGGCGCGATCCTCAACGGGCCGCCGCCGCTGGGGCCGGGCGCGCCGGCGGGGGAGCGGCTGATCGCGTTCGTGACCGCCTACGCGCGGTTCCTGGAGGCCAACCTCGACCTCGTGCGGCTGTCGGAGACGGCCAGCCCCGGCGCGCGCTACCGGACCGGCGCGTACCGGTTCTGGCGGCTGCACGTGCGCGTCCTGCTGGCCGAGGCGCGGCCGGACCTCGACGTGGACTACTTCGCGCACGCGCTGCTCGCCCCGCTGGCCGCCGACCTGCGGCACGCGACCGCCGACGCGTTCACCGCCGAACGCGCCGCCGCCGACGTCGGCCACCTGGCCCGACTGGTCCTGACGGGTCGGATCGTGGCGTGA
- a CDS encoding FMN-dependent NADH-azoreductase: MTTLLHISASPRGERSESLSIARTFLDAYRAAHPDHAVEEFDLWDGTLPPFGPEAVAAKMEVFAGRPAAGAAWEAVTGTFARFAAADAYLFTVPMWNAGVPYVLKQFVDVVSQPGLAFSFDPSRGYSGLLEGKRAAVVYTSAVYGDGRDPAFGADFQRPFFSGWLRWAGITDLTEVEFRPNLATADAGQRRERAHDAAATAAGNFWADSTR, encoded by the coding sequence ATGACGACCCTGCTGCACATCTCCGCGTCACCGAGGGGCGAGCGCTCGGAGTCGCTGTCGATCGCCCGCACGTTCCTCGACGCCTACCGGGCGGCGCACCCCGACCACGCGGTCGAGGAGTTCGACCTCTGGGACGGCACGCTGCCGCCGTTCGGCCCGGAGGCCGTCGCCGCCAAGATGGAGGTGTTCGCGGGTCGACCGGCCGCCGGCGCGGCGTGGGAAGCGGTGACCGGCACGTTCGCCCGCTTCGCCGCCGCCGACGCGTACCTGTTCACCGTGCCGATGTGGAACGCGGGCGTGCCCTACGTGCTCAAGCAGTTCGTCGACGTCGTGAGCCAGCCCGGCCTGGCGTTCTCGTTCGACCCCTCGCGCGGTTACTCGGGCCTGCTGGAGGGCAAGCGGGCCGCCGTCGTCTACACCAGCGCGGTGTACGGCGACGGCCGCGACCCGGCCTTCGGCGCGGACTTCCAGCGGCCGTTCTTCTCCGGCTGGCTGCGCTGGGCCGGCATCACCGACCTGACCGAGGTCGAGTTCCGCCCGAACCTCGCCACCGCCGACGCCGGGCAGCGGCGCGAGCGGGCCCACGACGCCGCCGCGACCGCCGCCGGGAACTTCTGGGCCGACTCGACCCGGTGA
- a CDS encoding AMP-binding protein, whose amino-acid sequence MTNTLETLAVADGGPLPEPADATLVDVLVRSAEAGTGGIVHIGSTGSAEQSYADLLADAARVLTGIRSAGVRPGAKVLMQLDHAPDLLAAFWACVLGGYVPVPVTTSPPPNSPFDAAQLLEGMWGVLGDAWVIADRQFRTSYLGTVDDLRAADPATSFHRAEPDSPAVLLLTSGSTGLPKAVALTHRNIVSRSAATAAVRGLSSANRTFNWMPLDHVGGLIMFHARDVFLGCHQVHAPIDWVLADPLRWLDAISEHRCDTTWAPNFAFGLVVDRADEVAARSWDLSRLGYIMNGGEPIKARVANRFLDLLAPFGLPPTAMHPGWGMSETTAGVVDCVYPKGMDEEVRFIPVGTPHPGLSLRVVDAAGAVVPEGVEGRLQATGLPIMPGYYANPEQNRQSFTADGWFKTGDLAYLRDGVLTVTGRVDDVIEVEGVGYFGHEIEAAVEELPFVAPSYTVACTVPGGLVIFYHPRSGGGSDAESWRIVDHIAQRMDVPVHRVVPVTREQVPKTGIGKLRRAALAATLVD is encoded by the coding sequence ATGACGAACACCCTCGAAACCCTTGCCGTGGCCGACGGCGGCCCGCTCCCGGAACCCGCGGACGCCACCCTGGTGGACGTGCTGGTGCGCTCCGCCGAGGCGGGCACCGGCGGGATCGTCCACATCGGATCGACCGGCAGCGCGGAGCAGTCCTACGCGGACCTGCTGGCCGACGCCGCCCGCGTGCTGACCGGTATCCGGTCGGCGGGCGTGCGGCCGGGCGCGAAGGTCCTGATGCAGCTCGACCACGCGCCCGACCTGCTCGCCGCGTTCTGGGCGTGCGTCCTGGGCGGGTACGTCCCCGTGCCGGTGACCACCTCTCCCCCGCCGAACAGCCCGTTCGACGCCGCCCAGCTGCTGGAGGGCATGTGGGGCGTGCTGGGCGACGCCTGGGTGATCGCCGACCGGCAGTTCCGGACGTCGTACCTCGGCACGGTGGACGACCTGCGGGCCGCCGACCCCGCGACCTCGTTCCACCGCGCCGAGCCGGACTCCCCCGCCGTGCTGCTGCTGACGTCGGGCAGCACGGGCCTCCCGAAGGCCGTCGCGCTGACCCACCGCAACATCGTCAGCCGATCCGCGGCCACGGCGGCGGTGCGCGGCCTGTCGTCGGCCAACCGGACGTTCAACTGGATGCCGCTGGACCACGTCGGCGGCCTGATCATGTTCCACGCGCGGGACGTCTTCCTCGGCTGCCACCAGGTCCACGCCCCGATCGACTGGGTGCTGGCCGACCCGCTGCGCTGGTTGGACGCGATCAGCGAGCACCGCTGCGACACCACGTGGGCGCCCAACTTCGCGTTCGGCCTCGTCGTGGACCGGGCCGACGAGGTCGCCGCGCGGTCGTGGGACCTGAGCCGCCTCGGGTACATCATGAACGGCGGCGAGCCGATCAAGGCGAGGGTGGCCAACCGCTTCCTGGACCTCCTGGCGCCGTTCGGCCTGCCGCCCACCGCGATGCACCCCGGGTGGGGGATGTCGGAGACGACGGCCGGTGTCGTGGACTGCGTGTACCCCAAGGGGATGGACGAGGAGGTCCGGTTCATCCCGGTGGGCACGCCGCACCCCGGCCTGTCGCTGCGGGTGGTGGACGCGGCGGGCGCCGTGGTGCCCGAGGGCGTGGAGGGCCGCCTGCAGGCCACCGGGCTGCCGATCATGCCGGGCTACTACGCCAACCCCGAGCAGAACCGGCAGTCGTTCACCGCGGACGGCTGGTTCAAGACCGGCGACCTGGCCTACCTGCGGGACGGGGTGCTGACCGTCACCGGCCGGGTGGACGACGTGATCGAGGTCGAGGGGGTCGGGTACTTCGGCCACGAGATCGAGGCGGCGGTCGAGGAGCTGCCGTTCGTCGCCCCGTCGTACACGGTCGCCTGCACGGTGCCCGGCGGGCTGGTGATCTTCTACCACCCCCGGTCGGGCGGTGGGTCCGACGCGGAGTCGTGGCGGATCGTGGACCACATCGCCCAGCGGATGGACGTGCCCGTGCACCGGGTCGTGCCGGTGACCAGGGAGCAGGTGCCCAAGACGGGCATCGGCAAGCTCCGCCGGGCCGCGCTGGCCGCGACCCTCGTGGACTGA
- a CDS encoding helix-turn-helix domain-containing protein: protein MKTEDLCAIWDDLVRAPVRVRVDGAGSRRGGTRTGALGAAAVRTVRAGPHAVVARPATGAGHVHFCLVLTGSATLAQDGREATACAGDLICFDSSRAFTLTMTERFSLVAVRVPHASLRARAVDTKSVTAQPWGCEPGLAAVVRHTLSGFGDCLEDLHEDITDLIGASFVNLLGMLLAQWLENRADESACGRGDLLAQVMRHGEARLGDFELTPHDLAQANHVSVRHLQQLFADKGTSPARWIREKRLEQCYADLCDLAKRHLSVAAIGARWGLPNASHFSRQFRLRYGVTPRELRNMLQAGVA, encoded by the coding sequence GTGAAGACCGAGGACCTGTGCGCCATCTGGGACGACCTCGTGCGGGCGCCGGTGCGGGTCCGGGTCGACGGCGCCGGCAGCCGACGGGGCGGCACCCGCACCGGCGCGCTGGGCGCCGCGGCGGTCCGCACCGTCCGGGCGGGGCCGCACGCGGTGGTCGCGCGCCCGGCGACCGGCGCCGGGCACGTGCACTTCTGCCTGGTCCTGACCGGGTCCGCGACCCTGGCGCAGGACGGCCGGGAGGCCACGGCGTGCGCCGGCGACCTGATCTGCTTCGACAGCAGCCGGGCGTTCACGCTGACCATGACCGAGCGGTTCTCGCTGGTGGCGGTCCGGGTGCCGCACGCGTCGCTGCGCGCACGCGCCGTCGACACCAAGAGCGTCACCGCGCAGCCGTGGGGTTGCGAGCCGGGGCTGGCCGCGGTGGTGCGCCACACGCTGTCCGGGTTCGGCGACTGCCTGGAGGACCTGCACGAGGACATCACGGACCTGATCGGCGCGAGCTTCGTCAACCTGCTGGGCATGCTGCTCGCCCAGTGGCTGGAGAACCGGGCCGACGAGTCCGCGTGCGGTCGCGGTGACCTGCTCGCCCAGGTCATGCGGCACGGCGAGGCGCGCCTGGGCGACTTCGAGCTGACCCCGCACGACCTCGCCCAGGCGAACCACGTGTCGGTGCGCCACCTGCAACAGCTGTTCGCCGACAAGGGGACCAGCCCGGCCCGGTGGATCCGGGAGAAGCGGCTGGAGCAGTGCTACGCCGACCTGTGCGACCTGGCGAAGCGGCACCTGTCCGTCGCGGCGATCGGCGCGCGCTGGGGCCTGCCCAACGCGTCGCACTTCAGCCGGCAGTTCCGCCTCCGCTACGGCGTGACTCCCCGGGAACTCCGCAACATGCTGCAGGCCGGCGTCGCTTGA